A part of Gemmatimonas groenlandica genomic DNA contains:
- a CDS encoding PEP-CTERM sorting domain-containing protein, giving the protein MKKFHKLGWIAAAMFAAVPAQAHAQLTLLGQSATGLSGGGLGAVATVLTLQSPGSTTAESGCIGPTGVNCGFTDANVQSGQSQLRLVSAFPGLTGSNFRLFLNAAEPTGDNSITVNNAVVRLYSGNTQVFSSVAFTSPLTLNNTLPGTGNYGFLFGLSTTDQALFQAALMANPGATIGVGASLTNVTGGQESFSVGTDAGGGTTSVVPEPSTYLLMASGLVALGMLKRKRRTS; this is encoded by the coding sequence ATGAAGAAATTTCACAAGCTGGGCTGGATTGCGGCGGCGATGTTCGCCGCGGTACCGGCGCAAGCGCACGCGCAGCTCACGCTGCTCGGACAGTCAGCGACAGGCCTCAGCGGTGGTGGACTTGGTGCCGTCGCCACGGTGCTCACCCTGCAGAGCCCCGGCAGCACCACCGCCGAATCGGGCTGCATTGGGCCCACGGGCGTGAACTGCGGCTTTACCGATGCGAACGTGCAATCGGGACAGTCACAGCTGCGTCTGGTCTCGGCGTTTCCGGGTCTTACCGGCAGCAACTTCCGACTGTTCTTGAACGCGGCGGAACCCACCGGCGACAACTCGATCACCGTTAACAACGCGGTCGTGCGTTTGTACAGCGGTAACACGCAGGTATTCAGCAGCGTGGCGTTCACCTCGCCGCTGACGCTGAACAACACCTTGCCCGGTACGGGCAACTATGGATTCTTGTTCGGCTTGTCGACCACTGATCAGGCACTCTTCCAGGCCGCGTTGATGGCGAATCCGGGCGCCACCATCGGCGTCGGCGCTTCGCTGACCAATGTTACTGGTGGACAGGAATCGTTTTCGGTCGGAACCGACGCGGGCGGTGGTACGACATCGGTGGTACCGGAGCCGTCTACGTATCTGCTGATGGCAAGCGGGCTGGTTGCGCTTGGTATGCTGAAGCGCAAGCGTCGCACGTCGTAA
- a CDS encoding DUF779 domain-containing protein, protein MMESPVPRVGVTPAAAALLHKLQAQHGPLLFHQSGGCCDGSTPMCFPRKEFRIGQRDVYLGTIADTPFYIGDQQFEYWKHTHLTIDVVPGRGAGFSVETPEGMRFLTRSRLFEDAEWAALEAAGPPLRGEQSG, encoded by the coding sequence ATGATGGAATCACCAGTGCCACGGGTGGGTGTCACCCCGGCTGCCGCAGCCCTGCTGCACAAGCTGCAAGCCCAGCACGGACCGCTGCTGTTCCATCAGTCGGGCGGCTGCTGCGACGGCAGCACGCCCATGTGTTTTCCGCGCAAGGAGTTCCGCATTGGTCAACGGGATGTCTACCTGGGGACCATTGCGGACACTCCGTTTTACATCGGCGACCAGCAGTTCGAGTACTGGAAGCACACGCATCTGACCATCGATGTCGTGCCCGGCCGTGGTGCCGGCTTCTCGGTGGAAACGCCGGAAGGGATGCGTTTCCTCACACGCTCGCGCCTCTTCGAGGATGCCGAGTGGGCGGCACTCGAGGCCGCCGGTCCACCGTTGCGAGGCGAACAGTCTGGCTGA
- a CDS encoding alpha-D-glucose phosphate-specific phosphoglucomutase, whose protein sequence is MTVHSITTSPFADQRPGTSGLRKRTTVFQQTHYLENFVQALLDVASLPPDATLVVGGDGRFHNREATETIIRMAAGNGITHVIVGRAGLLSTPAASHLIRSGAHGGIILSASHNPGGPNGDFGIKYNTGNGGPAPESFTNEVAERARVIQQYTIADLPPFNLDDLGTQQIGPLRLEVVDPVSAYAALMESLFDFDAISGLFASGFRMRFDAMHAITGPYAVEILERRLGALSGTVINRVPLPDFGGGHPDPNLTYAHDLVEELFGSDAPDFGAASDGDGDRNMILGQRFFVTPSDSLAVLAANATLVPGYARGLAGVARSMPTSAAVDAVAESLGIPCFETPTGWKFFGNLLDAGRITLCGEESFGTGSDHVREKDGLWAVLFWLNIVAERGQTVEAIVREHWARFGRNYYTRYDYEGVPTEAANDVMAHLRAQFATLPGTVVASRRVRSADDFSYTDPVDGSVSENQGIRVLFDDDARIVFRLSGTGTEGATIRLYIESRETDATRLGMDTSVALAELVTTALSMSDLVGRTGRREPTVIT, encoded by the coding sequence ATGACTGTTCATTCGATCACCACGTCCCCGTTCGCCGACCAGCGACCGGGGACGTCCGGTTTACGGAAGCGGACCACGGTCTTCCAGCAGACGCACTATCTCGAGAACTTCGTGCAGGCGCTGCTCGATGTCGCCTCGCTTCCGCCCGACGCCACACTGGTGGTCGGTGGCGATGGACGCTTCCACAACCGCGAAGCCACCGAAACGATCATCCGCATGGCGGCCGGCAACGGCATCACGCATGTGATCGTGGGGCGCGCCGGGCTGCTCTCCACGCCGGCGGCTTCGCACCTCATTCGGTCGGGAGCGCACGGCGGCATCATTCTCTCCGCCAGTCACAATCCGGGCGGCCCCAATGGGGACTTCGGCATCAAGTACAACACCGGCAACGGTGGGCCGGCCCCGGAGTCATTTACCAACGAGGTAGCCGAGCGCGCGCGTGTGATACAACAGTACACCATTGCCGATCTGCCGCCCTTCAACCTCGACGATCTCGGCACGCAGCAGATCGGGCCGTTGCGACTCGAGGTCGTCGATCCGGTTTCGGCGTACGCAGCGTTGATGGAATCGCTGTTCGACTTCGACGCGATCAGCGGGCTGTTTGCGAGCGGCTTCCGCATGCGCTTCGATGCCATGCACGCGATCACGGGGCCGTACGCCGTGGAGATTCTCGAGCGGCGGCTCGGGGCGCTGTCTGGCACGGTGATCAATCGCGTGCCGCTTCCCGATTTCGGCGGCGGTCATCCCGATCCGAATCTCACGTACGCGCACGACCTGGTCGAAGAACTGTTCGGTAGCGACGCGCCAGATTTCGGGGCAGCGTCCGATGGCGACGGCGATCGCAACATGATTCTGGGGCAGCGATTCTTCGTGACGCCTTCGGACTCGCTGGCGGTGTTGGCGGCGAATGCCACGCTGGTACCGGGCTACGCGCGCGGTCTCGCTGGCGTGGCGCGGTCCATGCCGACTAGTGCCGCGGTGGACGCGGTGGCGGAGTCGCTGGGCATTCCCTGCTTCGAGACACCGACCGGCTGGAAGTTCTTCGGGAATCTGCTCGACGCGGGTCGCATTACGCTCTGCGGCGAAGAGAGCTTCGGCACCGGCTCCGATCACGTGCGCGAGAAAGACGGACTCTGGGCCGTGCTCTTCTGGCTCAACATCGTGGCGGAGCGCGGCCAGACGGTGGAAGCGATCGTGCGCGAGCACTGGGCGCGCTTCGGTCGCAACTATTACACGCGCTACGACTACGAAGGCGTGCCCACCGAGGCCGCCAATGATGTCATGGCGCATCTGCGCGCGCAGTTCGCCACGCTGCCGGGCACGGTGGTCGCCTCACGTCGCGTGCGCAGCGCGGATGATTTCAGCTACACGGATCCCGTCGACGGCAGCGTGAGTGAGAACCAAGGCATCCGCGTGCTTTTCGACGATGACGCCCGCATCGTGTTCCGGCTCTCGGGCACCGGTACGGAAGGCGCCACGATTCGCCTGTACATCGAATCGCGCGAAACGGACGCCACGCGGCTTGGCATGGACACCTCGGTGGCACTCGCCGAGCTGGTGACGACCGCCCTATCGATGAGCGATCTGGTAGGCCGAACGGGCCGTCGCGAACCGACGGTCATCACGTAA
- a CDS encoding PCYCGC motif-containing (lipo)protein, with product MPIVPEGTLAWFAPSEALVEHADPSTHPTRRAALAALLSAGLGIVLLPSRASAFDARRFSHPTPRAGITGAKVLTAADLTRSPHLVELFDGIRAIPQIADGIGCHCGCAELSGHYSLLSCYEGEAMAKSCPICQGEGRVAVRLAKAGKSLNDIRTAIDAQFG from the coding sequence GTGCCGATCGTGCCCGAGGGTACATTGGCTTGGTTCGCCCCTTCAGAGGCACTTGTGGAACACGCTGATCCATCCACTCACCCCACGCGTCGCGCGGCGCTGGCTGCGCTTCTGTCCGCCGGTCTGGGGATTGTCCTGCTTCCCAGCCGCGCGTCGGCGTTCGATGCGCGTCGGTTCTCGCATCCGACGCCGCGCGCTGGAATCACCGGCGCGAAGGTCCTGACGGCGGCGGATCTCACGAGATCGCCTCATCTGGTCGAACTCTTTGATGGAATTCGGGCGATTCCGCAAATCGCCGATGGTATCGGCTGTCACTGCGGGTGCGCCGAATTGAGTGGCCACTATTCGCTGCTGAGTTGCTACGAGGGCGAAGCGATGGCCAAGTCTTGCCCGATCTGCCAGGGAGAGGGCCGCGTTGCGGTGCGCCTCGCCAAAGCCGGGAAATCACTGAATGACATCCGCACGGCCATCGATGCGCAGTTTGGCTGA
- a CDS encoding PP2C family protein-serine/threonine phosphatase yields MTSPLSEIAGLPRPKDDELDLFGITHQGRVRTSNQDHFLLCTVHPQVVVRSTSLPTIDEITLRGERLATIMLVADGVGGSVDGSEASRLATIAVTEYFASAMRCYHTVGSASEHEFTEALREAAIEAHNRVRTQAEAQFEGRRMASTLSVAIVVWPWLYVVQVGDSRCYTYHDGVLRQVTRDQTIAQEMVDRGALSPERAQNSPLNHVLSSAIGAEEALPVISRVDVGKRGTVTLVCSDGLTKHVSDDEIGAAIGRMTSAEQLCHELLDLTLERGGSDNVTIVVGRALP; encoded by the coding sequence ATGACGTCACCGCTATCAGAGATTGCCGGGCTCCCTCGTCCGAAGGACGATGAACTCGATCTCTTCGGGATCACGCATCAGGGGCGTGTCCGCACCAGCAATCAGGATCATTTCCTGCTCTGCACTGTGCACCCGCAGGTGGTCGTGCGTTCGACCAGTCTTCCCACGATCGACGAGATTACGCTCCGCGGAGAGCGACTCGCCACGATCATGCTGGTCGCCGACGGTGTGGGTGGCAGCGTGGACGGTAGCGAAGCCAGTCGCCTCGCCACCATCGCCGTGACCGAGTACTTCGCCTCGGCGATGCGCTGCTACCACACGGTCGGCTCGGCCAGTGAGCACGAGTTCACAGAGGCGCTACGCGAGGCCGCCATCGAGGCCCACAACCGCGTCCGAACGCAGGCTGAGGCGCAGTTCGAAGGGCGCCGTATGGCCAGCACGCTTTCCGTCGCGATCGTGGTGTGGCCGTGGCTCTACGTGGTGCAGGTGGGCGATAGCCGCTGCTACACCTACCACGACGGCGTGCTGCGTCAGGTCACGCGCGATCAGACCATCGCGCAGGAGATGGTCGACCGCGGCGCGCTGTCACCCGAGCGCGCCCAGAACTCGCCGCTCAATCACGTGCTCTCGAGCGCGATCGGCGCCGAGGAAGCGCTGCCGGTGATTTCGCGCGTTGACGTGGGCAAGCGCGGTACGGTCACGCTGGTGTGCTCGGACGGTCTCACGAAGCACGTCTCTGACGACGAAATCGGTGCCGCCATCGGGCGGATGACGTCGGCCGAGCAGCTGTGTCACGAGCTGCTCGACCTCACGCTCGAACGTGGTGGGAGCGATAACGTCACGATCGTGGTGGGTCGCGCACTGCCGTAG
- the adh gene encoding aldehyde dehydrogenase, whose amino-acid sequence MATSAVPSSTATLPQGAAQYAITIPIKSRYENWIDGKFSAPVRGQYFSNPTPITGQHLCDVARSTAEDVELALDAAHRAAPGWGRTSATHRAIILNKIADRLEENLEAIAVIETIDNGKPIRETKAADLPLAVDHFRYFAGVLRAQEGSAGELDEDMVAYHFHEPLGVVAQIIPWNFPLLMAVWKLAPALAAGNAVVLKPAEQTPVAIMAFVELIADLLPPGVLNVVQGFGVEAGKPLASSPRVAKVAFTGETTTGRLIMQYASENLVPVTLELGGKSPNIFFADVMEQDDAFFDKALEGFAMFALNQGEVCTCPSRALVQESIYDKFMERAIDRVKKIKMGHPLDPSTMIGAQASNDQLEKILSYFDIGVKEGAKVLTGGKRAHHEGELAGGYYVEPTIFEGHNKMRVFQEEIFGPVVSVTTFKDMDDALAIANDTLYGLGAGVWSRDVNTLYRMGRGIKAGRVWSNCYHHYPAGAAFGGYKQSGIGRENHKMMLNHYQQTKNLLVSYSPNALGFF is encoded by the coding sequence ATGGCCACGTCAGCTGTACCGAGCAGTACCGCCACTCTTCCGCAGGGCGCGGCGCAGTACGCAATCACGATCCCCATCAAGAGTCGGTACGAGAACTGGATCGACGGCAAGTTCTCCGCGCCCGTCCGTGGCCAGTACTTCAGCAATCCGACGCCGATTACCGGTCAGCACCTGTGCGACGTCGCGCGCTCGACCGCCGAAGACGTTGAACTCGCGCTCGACGCCGCGCACCGCGCGGCGCCGGGGTGGGGACGCACGTCGGCCACACATCGCGCGATTATTCTCAACAAGATCGCCGATCGTCTCGAAGAGAATCTCGAAGCCATCGCCGTGATCGAGACCATCGACAACGGCAAGCCGATCCGCGAAACCAAGGCCGCCGATCTGCCGCTGGCCGTCGATCACTTCCGCTACTTCGCGGGTGTGCTGCGCGCGCAGGAAGGCAGCGCCGGTGAACTCGACGAGGACATGGTGGCGTACCATTTCCACGAGCCCCTCGGTGTCGTCGCGCAGATCATCCCGTGGAACTTCCCGCTGCTGATGGCCGTGTGGAAGCTCGCCCCGGCGCTCGCCGCCGGAAACGCGGTGGTGCTCAAGCCCGCCGAGCAGACGCCCGTGGCCATCATGGCGTTCGTCGAACTCATCGCCGATCTGCTGCCGCCCGGCGTGCTGAACGTGGTGCAGGGCTTCGGCGTCGAAGCCGGCAAGCCGCTCGCGTCGAGCCCGCGCGTGGCGAAGGTCGCCTTCACCGGTGAAACGACCACCGGTCGCCTGATCATGCAGTACGCGTCGGAAAATCTGGTGCCGGTCACGCTCGAACTGGGTGGCAAGTCGCCGAACATTTTCTTCGCCGACGTGATGGAACAGGACGACGCGTTCTTCGACAAGGCGCTCGAAGGCTTTGCGATGTTTGCGCTCAATCAGGGTGAAGTGTGCACCTGCCCGTCGCGCGCCCTGGTGCAGGAGTCGATCTATGACAAGTTCATGGAGCGTGCGATCGATCGCGTGAAGAAGATCAAGATGGGACACCCTCTCGATCCCAGCACGATGATCGGCGCACAGGCCTCGAACGATCAGCTCGAGAAGATTCTGAGCTACTTCGACATCGGCGTGAAGGAAGGCGCCAAGGTGCTCACCGGCGGCAAGCGGGCGCACCATGAGGGTGAACTGGCCGGCGGCTACTACGTCGAGCCCACGATCTTCGAGGGACACAACAAGATGCGCGTGTTCCAGGAAGAAATTTTTGGCCCGGTCGTCTCCGTCACGACGTTCAAGGACATGGACGACGCGCTCGCCATCGCCAATGACACCCTGTACGGACTCGGTGCCGGCGTCTGGTCGCGCGACGTGAACACGCTGTACCGCATGGGTCGCGGCATCAAGGCGGGACGCGTCTGGTCGAACTGCTATCACCACTATCCGGCCGGCGCGGCGTTCGGGGGGTACAAGCAGAGCGGCATCGGACGTGAGAATCACAAGATGATGTTGAACCACTACCAGCAAACCAAGAACCTGCTCGTGAGCTACAGCCCGAACGCGCTCGGTTTCTTCTGA
- a CDS encoding serine/threonine-protein kinase encodes MSTAPIDAGALRTRLQRQLEGTYVIERELGGAGSSHVFLATEVSLDRSVVLKVLPPEFTADVDAERFRREIQFAAKLQHPHLVPLLSAALSAADGESDQVRWYSMPYIEGQTLRELLVRRGAPPYAEAIRLLREMALALAYAHARGVVHRDIKPENVLLNDGIAMISDFGVAKALDDASDAALRTGRRVTTVSTVLGTPDYMSPEQIGAAHVVDHRADLYAFGCVAYELLTGAPPFARSSLRATLAAQLAEAPVPIRQQRPELPQPIADMVMRCLAKNPAERPASAAWIIRAIEGASGTEVTAPAPAGAEPVAPSRESVAVASRTVITGIVVAVAAAAAVWMMLR; translated from the coding sequence ATGTCCACCGCCCCTATCGATGCCGGCGCTTTGCGCACCCGGCTTCAGCGACAGCTCGAGGGCACGTACGTCATCGAGCGCGAGCTTGGTGGCGCGGGTTCGTCACACGTGTTTCTCGCGACCGAGGTGTCGCTCGATCGCTCGGTGGTGTTGAAGGTGTTGCCACCCGAGTTCACGGCCGACGTCGACGCCGAACGCTTCCGTCGTGAAATTCAGTTCGCCGCCAAGCTGCAGCACCCGCACCTCGTGCCGCTGCTCAGTGCAGCCCTCAGCGCCGCCGATGGCGAATCGGACCAGGTGCGCTGGTACAGCATGCCGTACATCGAGGGGCAGACGCTCCGCGAGTTGCTCGTGCGACGGGGGGCGCCGCCGTACGCGGAAGCCATTCGCCTGCTGCGGGAGATGGCGCTCGCTCTCGCGTATGCCCATGCGCGAGGCGTCGTGCACCGCGACATCAAACCGGAGAATGTGCTCCTCAACGATGGCATCGCGATGATCTCCGACTTCGGCGTCGCCAAGGCGCTCGACGATGCCAGTGACGCGGCGCTTCGCACCGGGCGTCGCGTGACCACGGTGAGCACCGTCCTGGGCACACCCGACTACATGTCGCCCGAGCAGATCGGCGCGGCGCACGTGGTCGATCATCGGGCCGATCTGTACGCCTTCGGCTGCGTCGCGTATGAACTGCTCACCGGCGCACCGCCGTTCGCACGAAGCTCGTTGCGCGCCACGCTGGCCGCCCAGCTCGCCGAGGCGCCGGTGCCGATACGGCAGCAGCGCCCCGAGCTGCCGCAGCCGATCGCCGATATGGTCATGCGATGCCTGGCGAAAAACCCGGCCGAGCGTCCGGCGTCGGCCGCGTGGATCATCCGCGCCATCGAGGGCGCGAGTGGCACTGAGGTGACGGCCCCCGCGCCCGCGGGCGCTGAGCCGGTTGCGCCATCACGGGAGTCCGTGGCAGTCGCGTCGCGAACGGTGATCACTGGCATCGTGGTCGCGGTGGCGGCGGCCGCTGCCGTCTGGATGATGCTCCGATAG
- a CDS encoding DUF2911 domain-containing protein, with amino-acid sequence MSQFPARLVTRVLLLAALSSVISPTRAQGQIKASELQSIAQTVDGTTVRVTYSRPRMRGRYPIFGTKRVQWGEVWTPGANWATLLEVNKDLTIAGTKVPKGKYGIWMIVDRSANWTMLLDPKWKQYHTDHPKPNDTQIRVAVRADSNAAREEALTWSFPAITVRGGTLAMHWANMRVTTDFAVEPSISELLPEAEARPYLGTFELTNGKTGKVDAKMIVTYARGGLKARFDPKDDYLQTFALMRTGPQVFTVGLYESAEVYAGGEIYEVLKPDMMFTFKVVGGVLTFECRGEDDELYFTGKKLP; translated from the coding sequence ATGTCGCAATTCCCGGCTCGTCTGGTCACGCGCGTACTCCTGTTGGCTGCGCTGTCGTCGGTCATCTCGCCCACCCGGGCGCAGGGGCAGATCAAGGCGAGCGAGTTGCAGAGCATCGCACAAACGGTGGACGGTACCACGGTGCGGGTGACCTATTCCCGGCCGCGCATGCGCGGTCGGTATCCGATCTTCGGCACCAAGAGGGTGCAGTGGGGCGAAGTGTGGACGCCTGGCGCCAACTGGGCCACCCTGCTCGAGGTGAACAAGGACCTCACGATCGCGGGCACGAAGGTCCCCAAGGGCAAGTACGGCATCTGGATGATCGTCGACCGGAGCGCCAACTGGACCATGCTGCTGGACCCCAAGTGGAAGCAGTACCACACCGATCATCCCAAGCCGAACGACACGCAGATCCGGGTGGCCGTGCGCGCCGACTCCAATGCCGCCCGCGAGGAGGCGCTGACCTGGTCGTTCCCGGCGATCACCGTGCGCGGCGGAACGCTGGCGATGCACTGGGCGAACATGCGCGTGACCACCGATTTCGCCGTCGAACCGTCGATCTCGGAGCTGCTGCCCGAGGCGGAGGCGCGTCCCTATCTCGGCACCTTCGAGCTGACGAACGGCAAGACGGGAAAGGTCGACGCGAAGATGATCGTGACCTACGCCCGAGGCGGTCTCAAGGCGCGCTTCGACCCCAAAGACGACTACCTGCAAACCTTCGCGCTCATGCGGACCGGGCCGCAGGTCTTCACCGTCGGCCTATACGAGAGCGCCGAGGTGTACGCCGGCGGCGAGATCTACGAGGTGCTCAAGCCCGACATGATGTTCACGTTCAAGGTCGTGGGGGGCGTGCTGACGTTCGAGTGCCGGGGTGAGGACGACGAGCTGTACTTCACGGGAAAGAAGCTGCCGTAG
- a CDS encoding (2Fe-2S)-binding protein codes for MPITLKVNGTPRTLDVPADMPLLWALRDELDLKGTKFGCGIARCGACTVHVNGVATRSCNTPVSRVATADITTIEGLSPDGLHAVQQAWEELDVPQCGYCQAGQMMGAAALLAKTPKPTDAEIDTALNTNLCRCATYIRIRNAVHRAAEIKSGAAPAVGGSTPSKNGSPDNR; via the coding sequence ATGCCGATTACGCTCAAGGTCAACGGCACGCCGCGCACGCTCGACGTGCCAGCCGACATGCCCCTGTTGTGGGCACTCCGTGACGAACTCGATCTCAAAGGCACCAAGTTCGGATGCGGCATCGCCCGCTGCGGCGCCTGCACCGTCCATGTGAACGGTGTCGCCACGCGCTCGTGCAACACGCCGGTGTCCCGCGTGGCCACCGCCGACATCACGACCATCGAAGGGCTCTCGCCCGATGGCCTGCATGCGGTACAACAGGCGTGGGAAGAGCTCGACGTGCCGCAGTGCGGCTACTGTCAGGCCGGCCAGATGATGGGTGCGGCAGCACTGCTGGCCAAGACGCCGAAGCCCACCGACGCCGAGATCGACACCGCGTTGAACACGAATCTCTGCCGATGCGCGACGTACATTCGCATTCGCAACGCCGTGCACCGCGCGGCGGAGATCAAGTCGGGCGCCGCGCCGGCCGTGGGTGGATCGACGCCGTCGAAGAACGGCTCCCCTGACAACCGCTGA
- a CDS encoding xanthine dehydrogenase family protein molybdopterin-binding subunit — protein sequence MTTQSDKPGVNRRDFLRATALAGGGILLASYAEPLEAIERLGMNGALPPAADPMLSAFVRITPDGIVTITAKNPEIGQGIKTMLPMLIAEELDVDWANVRVEQADFDPAKYQAQVAGGSTATPTNWLPQRRVGAAARAMLVSAAATQWNVPAAELETEKGVVHHRASKRSATYGSLASAAVSVKPPDLATVPLKDPKKFTIIGTRKKTVGLRDILMGKPMFGIDVTVPNMHYATFVKSPVFAAKVASANIEAIKAMPGVTHAFVVEGTTNLQGLMPGVAIIGKNWWMVQQARKKLVVEWAAHPTAQQSSAAFAAKAAEFFASPPQRTIRNDGDFDTAIKGAAKVVKGEYSYPFIAHAPLEPQNCTAHVTADKCELWTTSQTPQGGRALVATTLGIKEDQVTMHMVRAGGGFGRRLYNDPLVEAAWIAREAKVPVKLLWTREDDMQHDMFRPGGFHSFTGGLDANGKLIAFRNHFATYGEGERFAPSADIGPTEYPARFVPNLKMDVSVMPLGVPTGALRAPRSNALSFAFQGFIDECAVAAGKDPLQFRIDTLKAEIAPTTPLTPQQQAGQMDAQRVIGILEKAREVSGWGKTTLPKGTGMGCAFYFSHRGYFAEVVQVTVSKAGDVKVDKVWAVGDVGSDIINPNHAEQQVQGAAMDGMSQAYGQEITFTAGKADQSNFNNYPLLRIRQAPPIEVHFVKTAFSPTGIGEPALPPVVPAMINAIYAATGKRVRQIPLSKVDLKWT from the coding sequence ATGACGACCCAATCCGACAAGCCGGGCGTGAACCGTCGCGACTTCCTGCGCGCCACCGCCCTCGCCGGCGGCGGCATTCTGCTCGCCAGCTACGCCGAACCGCTCGAGGCGATCGAACGACTCGGGATGAACGGCGCGCTCCCTCCCGCCGCCGACCCGATGCTCAGCGCGTTCGTGCGCATCACGCCCGACGGCATCGTCACCATAACCGCCAAGAATCCCGAAATCGGCCAGGGCATCAAGACGATGCTGCCCATGCTGATCGCCGAGGAGCTCGACGTGGACTGGGCGAACGTGCGCGTGGAGCAGGCCGACTTCGACCCGGCCAAGTATCAGGCGCAGGTCGCCGGCGGCAGCACCGCCACGCCCACCAACTGGCTGCCGCAGCGCCGGGTTGGTGCCGCCGCACGCGCCATGCTGGTGTCGGCCGCCGCGACGCAGTGGAACGTGCCCGCCGCTGAACTGGAAACCGAGAAGGGCGTCGTGCATCACCGCGCCTCGAAACGATCGGCCACCTACGGTTCACTGGCCAGCGCGGCGGTGTCGGTGAAGCCGCCCGACCTCGCCACCGTGCCGCTCAAGGACCCGAAGAAGTTCACGATCATCGGCACCCGCAAGAAAACCGTCGGCCTGCGCGACATTCTGATGGGCAAGCCGATGTTCGGCATCGATGTCACCGTGCCGAACATGCACTACGCCACATTCGTGAAAAGCCCCGTGTTCGCCGCCAAGGTGGCGAGCGCGAACATCGAGGCCATCAAAGCGATGCCGGGTGTGACGCACGCGTTCGTGGTCGAAGGCACGACGAACCTGCAGGGACTCATGCCCGGCGTCGCCATCATCGGCAAGAACTGGTGGATGGTGCAGCAGGCGCGCAAGAAGCTCGTCGTCGAGTGGGCGGCTCACCCCACGGCGCAGCAGTCCAGTGCCGCATTCGCGGCCAAGGCCGCCGAGTTCTTCGCCAGCCCGCCGCAGCGCACGATCCGCAACGACGGCGATTTCGACACGGCCATCAAGGGCGCCGCGAAAGTGGTGAAAGGCGAGTACAGCTATCCGTTCATCGCCCACGCGCCGCTCGAGCCGCAGAACTGCACGGCGCACGTCACGGCCGACAAGTGCGAACTCTGGACCACGTCGCAAACACCGCAAGGCGGACGCGCGCTCGTGGCCACCACGCTCGGCATCAAGGAAGACCAGGTCACCATGCACATGGTGCGCGCCGGCGGCGGCTTCGGTCGTCGCTTGTACAACGATCCGCTCGTGGAAGCGGCGTGGATCGCGCGCGAAGCCAAGGTGCCCGTGAAGCTGCTCTGGACGCGCGAAGACGACATGCAGCACGACATGTTCCGTCCGGGCGGATTCCACTCGTTCACCGGTGGACTCGACGCCAACGGCAAGCTGATCGCCTTCCGCAATCACTTCGCGACGTACGGCGAAGGCGAGCGCTTCGCGCCGAGCGCCGACATCGGCCCCACCGAGTATCCGGCGCGCTTCGTGCCGAATCTCAAGATGGACGTGTCGGTGATGCCGTTGGGCGTGCCCACGGGCGCGTTGCGTGCGCCGCGATCCAATGCGCTGTCGTTCGCGTTCCAAGGCTTCATCGACGAGTGCGCGGTGGCTGCCGGAAAGGATCCGCTGCAGTTCCGCATCGACACGCTCAAAGCGGAGATTGCGCCGACCACGCCGCTCACACCGCAGCAGCAGGCCGGACAGATGGATGCGCAGCGCGTGATCGGCATTCTCGAGAAGGCGCGCGAGGTGTCTGGCTGGGGCAAGACCACGCTGCCGAAGGGCACGGGCATGGGATGTGCCTTCTACTTCAGCCATCGCGGATACTTCGCCGAAGTCGTGCAAGTCACGGTGAGCAAGGCGGGTGATGTGAAGGTCGATAAGGTGTGGGCGGTCGGTGATGTCGGCAGCGATATCATCAATCCCAACCACGCCGAGCAGCAGGTGCAGGGCGCCGCGATGGACGGCATGAGCCAGGCCTACGGCCAGGAAATCACCTTCACGGCGGGCAAGGCGGATCAGTCGAACTTCAACAACTATCCGTTGCTGCGTATCCGGCAGGCGCCGCCGATCGAAGTGCATTTCGTGAAGACGGCGTTCTCGCCGACTGGTATCGGTGAGCCTGCATTGCCGCCCGTCGTGCCGGCGATGATCAACGCGATCTACGCTGCCACCGGCAAGCGCGTACGTCAGATCCCGCTCTCCAAGGTCGACCTCAAGTGGACCTGA